A single window of Candidatus Zixiibacteriota bacterium DNA harbors:
- a CDS encoding pitrilysin family protein — protein MRTERPKWKAALALAIALGAGASRASGQESLPVSPSKVERKNRAPVSEETIGVRLPRPREERLANGLSVLILEDHRLPVVFVQLHLRGAGALFDPEAFPGLASATAQMLREGTPGRTSREVAERLDRLGASVGAGAAFGSPDTVVTGSGLSENLDEWLEMIFEVLLEPVFPEDELRRLKERALVQLRQQRAAPRFLASERFHRAVFGDHPAAVVAPTQAAVETLTPELLARWHRERYNPAGSVLAVAGDVDGNRLLRALKSLLARWGGGRAAFEL, from the coding sequence ATGCGAACGGAGCGACCGAAATGGAAGGCGGCGCTGGCGCTGGCGATTGCGCTCGGGGCGGGAGCGTCGCGCGCGTCCGGCCAGGAATCGCTGCCCGTTTCGCCGAGCAAGGTCGAGCGGAAGAACCGTGCGCCCGTTTCCGAGGAAACCATCGGGGTGCGTTTGCCGCGGCCGCGCGAGGAGCGGCTTGCAAACGGCCTTTCGGTCCTCATTCTCGAGGATCATCGGCTGCCTGTGGTCTTTGTGCAGCTTCACCTGCGGGGTGCCGGAGCCCTCTTCGATCCCGAAGCCTTCCCCGGCCTCGCATCCGCGACGGCGCAGATGCTGCGCGAAGGAACACCGGGCCGGACCAGCAGGGAGGTGGCCGAAAGGCTCGACCGGCTGGGAGCGTCGGTCGGAGCCGGCGCCGCCTTCGGGTCGCCGGATACGGTGGTTACGGGCTCCGGGCTGAGCGAAAACCTCGACGAATGGCTGGAGATGATCTTCGAGGTTCTGCTCGAGCCGGTGTTTCCCGAGGATGAGCTCAGGCGCTTGAAGGAGCGCGCGCTCGTGCAGCTGCGCCAGCAGCGAGCCGCGCCGCGGTTTCTGGCGAGCGAGCGTTTCCACCGTGCGGTCTTCGGCGATCACCCGGCGGCCGTCGTGGCGCCGACGCAGGCCGCGGTCGAGACCCTCACGCCGGAGCTGCTGGCGAGGTGGCATCGGGAGCGATACAACCCCGCGGGCTCCGTGCTCGCGGTTGCGGGCGACGTGGACGGCAACCGCCTGCTCAGGGCGTTGAAGTCTCTGCTCGCCCGGTGGGGCGGGGGGCGGGCGGCTTTCGAGCT